In one Grus americana isolate bGruAme1 chromosome 1, bGruAme1.mat, whole genome shotgun sequence genomic region, the following are encoded:
- the SETD4 gene encoding SET domain-containing protein 4 isoform X3, with the protein MKKNRGRTGRRRRRKHLQSFMDGVNCSHKLEYIKLKKWLKDRGFEDKNLRPAQFWDTGRGLMATKALQAGDLIISLPEKCLLTTGTVLSSCLGEYIMRWKPPVSPLIALCTFLIAEKHAGEKSLWKPYLDVLPKTYTCPVSLEHDVVSLLPEPLRKKAQEQRAMVHELYMSSKAFFSSLQPLFAENTGTIFNYSALEWAWCTVNTRTIYMKHSQRECFSLEPDVYALAPYLDLLNHRPNVQVKAAFNEQTRSYEIWTNSQCKKYEEVFICYGPHDNQRLLLEYGFVATDNPHSSVYVSSDTLLRYFPPLDKQRNAKLSILKDHDFLENLTFGWDGPSWRLLTALKLLCLQADELFPS; encoded by the exons atgaagaaaaacagaggccGGACAGGTcgaaggagaagaagaaagcactTGCAGAGTTTCATGGATGGAG tcaACTGCAGTCATAAACTGGAATACATTAAGCTTAAGAAGTGGCTGAAAGATAGAGGATTTGAAGACAAGAATTTAAGGCCAGCACAGTTCTGGG ATACAGGAAGAGGACTGATGGCAACAAAAGCTCTTCAG GCAGGGGATCTGATTATTTCATTGCCTGAGAAATGCTTACTCACCACGGGCACTGTCCTTAGTAGCTGCTTGGGAGAATACATTATGAG aTGGAAGCCTCCTGTATCTCCTTTGATAGCACTGtgcacatttttaatagcagaGAAGCATGCTGGTGAGAAGTCGCTGTGGAAGCCGTATCTTGATGTTTTACCCAAGACATACACTTGTCCTGTTTCTTTGGAGCATGATGTAGTGAGCCTTCTTCCTGAACCATTAAGAAAGAAGGCTCAGGAGCAGAGAGCAATGGTCCATGAGTTGTACATGTCTTCCaaagcttttttctcttccctgcagcCTTTGTTTGCTGAGAACACAGGGACTATTTTTAACTACAGTGCTCTAGAGTGGGCTTGGTGCACTGTTAACACCAGGACAATATACATGAAACATTCACAGAGGGAATGTTTTTCTCTTGAGCCAGATGTTTATGCATTGGCACCATATTTAGATCTGCTAAACCACAGACCAAATGTACAG GTAAAGGCTGCATTTAATGAGCAGACAAGAAGCTATGAAATTTGGACAAATTCACAGtgcaaaaaatatgaagaagtATTTATCTGCTATGGGCCCCATGATAATCAGCGACTGCTACTGGAATATGGATTTGTTGCCACTGATAACCCTCACAGCAGTGTTTATGTCTCATCAG ATACTCTCCTCAGATATTTTCCACCACTGGAcaagcaaagaaatgcaaaactttCCATTCTAAAGGATCATGATTTCTTAGA AAACCTGACCTTTGGATGGGATGGACCGTCTTGGAGACTCCTCACAGCCCTCAAGTTGTTATGTCTTCAAGCAGATGAATT ATTTCCCAGTTGA
- the SETD4 gene encoding SET domain-containing protein 4 isoform X2 — protein sequence MKKNRGRTGRRRRRKHLQSFMDGDTGRGLMATKALQAGDLIISLPEKCLLTTGTVLSSCLGEYIMRWKPPVSPLIALCTFLIAEKHAGEKSLWKPYLDVLPKTYTCPVSLEHDVVSLLPEPLRKKAQEQRAMVHELYMSSKAFFSSLQPLFAENTGTIFNYSALEWAWCTVNTRTIYMKHSQRECFSLEPDVYALAPYLDLLNHRPNVQVKAAFNEQTRSYEIWTNSQCKKYEEVFICYGPHDNQRLLLEYGFVATDNPHSSVYVSSDTLLRYFPPLDKQRNAKLSILKDHDFLENLTFGWDGPSWRLLTALKLLCLQADEFTCWRRTLLGDLISARNEQQTLNITAKICHFLIEETQHVLLQISQLKRSKENLKKNLALVEALRLEDLKILQKSAEILCNLNMATT from the exons atgaagaaaaacagaggccGGACAGGTcgaaggagaagaagaaagcactTGCAGAGTTTCATGGATGGAG ATACAGGAAGAGGACTGATGGCAACAAAAGCTCTTCAG GCAGGGGATCTGATTATTTCATTGCCTGAGAAATGCTTACTCACCACGGGCACTGTCCTTAGTAGCTGCTTGGGAGAATACATTATGAG aTGGAAGCCTCCTGTATCTCCTTTGATAGCACTGtgcacatttttaatagcagaGAAGCATGCTGGTGAGAAGTCGCTGTGGAAGCCGTATCTTGATGTTTTACCCAAGACATACACTTGTCCTGTTTCTTTGGAGCATGATGTAGTGAGCCTTCTTCCTGAACCATTAAGAAAGAAGGCTCAGGAGCAGAGAGCAATGGTCCATGAGTTGTACATGTCTTCCaaagcttttttctcttccctgcagcCTTTGTTTGCTGAGAACACAGGGACTATTTTTAACTACAGTGCTCTAGAGTGGGCTTGGTGCACTGTTAACACCAGGACAATATACATGAAACATTCACAGAGGGAATGTTTTTCTCTTGAGCCAGATGTTTATGCATTGGCACCATATTTAGATCTGCTAAACCACAGACCAAATGTACAG GTAAAGGCTGCATTTAATGAGCAGACAAGAAGCTATGAAATTTGGACAAATTCACAGtgcaaaaaatatgaagaagtATTTATCTGCTATGGGCCCCATGATAATCAGCGACTGCTACTGGAATATGGATTTGTTGCCACTGATAACCCTCACAGCAGTGTTTATGTCTCATCAG ATACTCTCCTCAGATATTTTCCACCACTGGAcaagcaaagaaatgcaaaactttCCATTCTAAAGGATCATGATTTCTTAGA AAACCTGACCTTTGGATGGGATGGACCGTCTTGGAGACTCCTCACAGCCCTCAAGTTGTTATGTCTTCAAGCAGATGAATT TACTTGCTGGAGGAGAACGCTGCTTGGTGATTTAATTTCAGCCAGAAACGAACAGCAGACTTTGAATATAACAgcaaaaatatgtcattttttaatAGAGGAGACACAGCATGTCCTTCTCCAG ATTTCCCAGTTGAAAAGGAGCAAGGagaacctgaaaaaaaacctggctTTGGTAGAAGCACTACGCTTAGAAGATCTGAAGATACTACAAAAATCAGCTGAGATTCTTTGCAACTTGAATATGGCAACAACTTGA
- the SETD4 gene encoding SET domain-containing protein 4 isoform X1 produces MKKNRGRTGRRRRRKHLQSFMDGVNCSHKLEYIKLKKWLKDRGFEDKNLRPAQFWDTGRGLMATKALQAGDLIISLPEKCLLTTGTVLSSCLGEYIMRWKPPVSPLIALCTFLIAEKHAGEKSLWKPYLDVLPKTYTCPVSLEHDVVSLLPEPLRKKAQEQRAMVHELYMSSKAFFSSLQPLFAENTGTIFNYSALEWAWCTVNTRTIYMKHSQRECFSLEPDVYALAPYLDLLNHRPNVQVKAAFNEQTRSYEIWTNSQCKKYEEVFICYGPHDNQRLLLEYGFVATDNPHSSVYVSSDTLLRYFPPLDKQRNAKLSILKDHDFLENLTFGWDGPSWRLLTALKLLCLQADEFTCWRRTLLGDLISARNEQQTLNITAKICHFLIEETQHVLLQISQLKRSKENLKKNLALVEALRLEDLKILQKSAEILCNLNMATT; encoded by the exons atgaagaaaaacagaggccGGACAGGTcgaaggagaagaagaaagcactTGCAGAGTTTCATGGATGGAG tcaACTGCAGTCATAAACTGGAATACATTAAGCTTAAGAAGTGGCTGAAAGATAGAGGATTTGAAGACAAGAATTTAAGGCCAGCACAGTTCTGGG ATACAGGAAGAGGACTGATGGCAACAAAAGCTCTTCAG GCAGGGGATCTGATTATTTCATTGCCTGAGAAATGCTTACTCACCACGGGCACTGTCCTTAGTAGCTGCTTGGGAGAATACATTATGAG aTGGAAGCCTCCTGTATCTCCTTTGATAGCACTGtgcacatttttaatagcagaGAAGCATGCTGGTGAGAAGTCGCTGTGGAAGCCGTATCTTGATGTTTTACCCAAGACATACACTTGTCCTGTTTCTTTGGAGCATGATGTAGTGAGCCTTCTTCCTGAACCATTAAGAAAGAAGGCTCAGGAGCAGAGAGCAATGGTCCATGAGTTGTACATGTCTTCCaaagcttttttctcttccctgcagcCTTTGTTTGCTGAGAACACAGGGACTATTTTTAACTACAGTGCTCTAGAGTGGGCTTGGTGCACTGTTAACACCAGGACAATATACATGAAACATTCACAGAGGGAATGTTTTTCTCTTGAGCCAGATGTTTATGCATTGGCACCATATTTAGATCTGCTAAACCACAGACCAAATGTACAG GTAAAGGCTGCATTTAATGAGCAGACAAGAAGCTATGAAATTTGGACAAATTCACAGtgcaaaaaatatgaagaagtATTTATCTGCTATGGGCCCCATGATAATCAGCGACTGCTACTGGAATATGGATTTGTTGCCACTGATAACCCTCACAGCAGTGTTTATGTCTCATCAG ATACTCTCCTCAGATATTTTCCACCACTGGAcaagcaaagaaatgcaaaactttCCATTCTAAAGGATCATGATTTCTTAGA AAACCTGACCTTTGGATGGGATGGACCGTCTTGGAGACTCCTCACAGCCCTCAAGTTGTTATGTCTTCAAGCAGATGAATT TACTTGCTGGAGGAGAACGCTGCTTGGTGATTTAATTTCAGCCAGAAACGAACAGCAGACTTTGAATATAACAgcaaaaatatgtcattttttaatAGAGGAGACACAGCATGTCCTTCTCCAG ATTTCCCAGTTGAAAAGGAGCAAGGagaacctgaaaaaaaacctggctTTGGTAGAAGCACTACGCTTAGAAGATCTGAAGATACTACAAAAATCAGCTGAGATTCTTTGCAACTTGAATATGGCAACAACTTGA
- the LOC129210353 gene encoding carbonyl reductase [NADPH] 1-like — translation MSNVPVAVVTGSNKGIGFAIVRALCKQFPGDVYLTARDPSRGQDAVAKLQAEGLHAFFHQLDIDDLQSIRALRDFLKEKYGGLNVLVNNAGIAFKVHDTTPFAVQAEVTLKTNFFGTRNVCTELLPLVKPYGRVVNVSSMVSSSALGGCSQELQQKFRSDTITEDELVELMTKFVEDTKKSMHEKEGWPNTAYGVSKIGVTVLSRIQARMLNETRKGDHILLNACCPGWVRTDMAGPKATKSPDEGAETPVYLALLPSDADGPHGQFLSNKTVRTW, via the exons ATGTCCAACGTGCCAGTGGCTGTGGTGACCGGGTCCAATAAAGGGATCGGATTTGCAATTGTGCGGGCTTTATGCAAGCAGTTCCCGGGGGACGTATACCTGACAGCTCGAGACCCCAGCCGTGGCCAGGATGCAGTGGCAAAGCTCCAGGCAGAAGGGCTGCATGCTTTCTTCCATCAGCTGGATATCGATGATCTGCAGAGCATCAGAGCTCTCCGTGACTTCCTGAAGGAGAAATATGGAGGGCTGAATGTGCTGGTTAACAATGCAGGGATCGCTTTCAAAG TTCATGACACAACTCCATTTGCGGTCCAAGCAGAAGTTacactgaaaacaaacttttttggAACCAGAAATGTTTGCACAGAATTGTTGCCTCTTGTGAAGCCTTATG GTAGAGTGGTGAATGTCTCTAGTATGGTAAGTAGCTCAGCTCTAGGAGGCTGCAGCCAAGAGCTACAGCAAAAGTTTCGCAGCGACACAATCACTGAGGACGAGCTGGTGGAACTCATGACCAAATTTGTGGAAGATACCAAGAAAAGTATGCATGAGAAAGAGGGTTGGCCAAATACTGCCTATGGAGTATCCAAAATTGGTGTCACGGTCTTGTCCAGGATCCAAGCGCGGATGTTAAATGAGACGAGAAAAGGTGACCACATCCTTCTCAATGCCTGCTGTCCTGGATGGGTGAGAACAGACATGGCAGGTCCTAAAGCCACTAAATCGCCAGATGAAGGGGCTGAGACCCCAGTTTATTTGGCCCTTTTGCCTTCTGATGCTGATGGTCCTCATGGCCAGTTTCTTAGTAACAAAACTGTTCGAACCTGGTGA